Proteins encoded together in one Camelina sativa cultivar DH55 chromosome 9, Cs, whole genome shotgun sequence window:
- the LOC109124887 gene encoding uncharacterized protein LOC109124887: MFRKRNLVLDLLRRVDRCDLETLVSRGLWSRAVSTLPRSALLATDNADIGSTKQTGMFSLAGELASLVEESSHVDDDNTKSTTSRMELKRSLELRLKKRVKEQFIDGKFSELLKKVIARPDTLRDAYDCIRLNSNVSISERDGSVAFDCIAEELSSGVFDVAFNTFSVTARDKTKEVLFLPSVALKVVQEAIRIVLEVVFSPHFSKISHSCRSGRGRASALKYISNNISHSDWCFTLSLSKKLDVSVFEDLLSVMEEKIEDSSLSFLLRSMFEAKVLNLEFGGFPKGHGLPQEGVLSRVLINIYLDRFDHEFYRISMRHEALDLDSKTDADSPSSKLRSWFRRQAGERDLKSTPEQDNALRVYCCRFMDEIFFSVSGSKKAAVDIRSEAICFLRNSLHLDITDETDASPCEATSELRVMGTLVRKNVRESPTVKAVHKLKEKVRLFALQKEEAWTLGTVRIGKKWLGHGLKKVKESEIKGLADHNSTLSQISCHRKAGMETDHWYKVLLRIWMEDVLRTSADRSEEYILSKHVIEPTVPQELRDAFYKFQSSAAAYVSSETANVEALLPCPRSHDKPVFFGDVVAPTNAIGRRLYRYGLITAKGYARSNSMLILQDTAQIIDWFSGLVRRWVIWYEGCSNFNEIKNLIDNQVRMSCIRTLAAKYRIHENEIEKRLDLELSTIPSAEDIEQDLHQEKLDSPAFDRDEHLTYGLSNSGLCLLSLARLVSESRPCNCFVIGCSMAAPAVYTLHAMERQKFPGWKTGFSVCIPSSLNGRRIGLCKQHLKDLYIGQISLQAIDFGAWR; this comes from the coding sequence ATGTTTAGGAAACGGAACCTAGTTTTGGATTTGTTGCGCCGAGTTGATCGATGTGACTTAGAAACCCTAGTTTCACGGGGCTTATGGAGTCGCGCAGTTTCCACACTTCCCAGATCGGCTCTGCTTGCAACAGATAATGCTGACATTGGTAGTACTAAGCAAACTGGGATGTTTTCACTAGCTGGGGAATTAGCTTCTCTTGTAGAGGAATCTTCTcatgttgatgatgataataCCAAATCCACCACGAGTCGTATGGAACTAAAGCGATCTCTCGAACTCCGTTTGAAGAAACGAGTCAAGGAGCAGTTCATTGATGGGAAGTTTAGTGAGCTGTTGAAGAAGGTCATTGCGAGACCTGATACTCTTCGGGATGCTTATGATTGTATCAGGCTTAACTCCAATGTTTCTATATCAGAAAGAGATGGAAGTGTTGCGTTTGATTGTATTGCGGAAGAGCTCTCTAGTGGGGTGTTTGATGTtgctttcaatactttttcgGTTACGGCTAGAGATAAAACAAAAGAGGTCCTTTTCTTGCCTAGTGTAGCTCTTAAAGTTGTTCAAGAGGCTATTAGAATAGTCCTGGAAGTCGTTTTTAGTCCTCATTTTTCTAAGATTTCACATAGTTGCCGAAGTGGAAGGGGACGTGCCTCTGCATTGAAGTACATTAGCAACAACATTTCTCATTCTGATTGGTGTTTCACTTTGAGCCTGAGCAAAAAACTTGATGTTTCTGTTTTCGAGGACTTGCTCTCTGTAATGGAGGAGAAAATTGAAGACAGTAGTTTAAGTTTCTTACTCCGTTCTATGTTTGAAGCCAAGGTGCTGAATCTTGAGTTTGGAGGATTTCCCAAGGGCCATGGTCTTCCACAAGAAGGGGTGTTGTCCCGTGTATTGATAAACATATATCTTGATCGGTTTGATCATGAATTTTATAGAATCTCAATGAGGCATGAAGCCCTTGATCTTGATTCAAAGACCGATGCAGATAGCCCAAGCTCAAAACTTCGTTCTTGGTTTAGGAGGCAGGCAGGAGAACGAGATTTGAAAAGTACTCCGGAGCAGGACAATGCTCTCAGAGTTTATTGTTGCAGATTTATGGATGAGATATTTTTCTCTGTGTCTGGTTCCAAGAAAGCTGCGGTTGATATCAGATCTGAAGCTATATGTTTCTTACGGAACTCACTGCATCTGGACATCACAGATGAAACAGACGCGTCACCATGTGAAGCGACCAGTGAGCTTCGTGTTATGGGTACCTTGGTTAGGAAAAATGTTAGGGAGAGTCCCACTGTCAAAGCTGTTCACAAGCTAAAGGAGAAGGTTAGGCTTTTTGCATTGCAGAAAGAAGAGGCCTGGACCTTAGGTACAGTCAGAATTGGGAAAAAATGGTTAGGACATGGACTGAAGAAGGTCAAAGAGTCAGAAATCAAAGGCTTGGCGGATCATAACTCTACCTTGAGTCAAATATCTTGCCATAGAAAGGCAGGCATGGAGACAGATCATTGGTATAAGGTCTTGCTTAGAATATGGATGGAGGACGTGCTAAGAACTTCTGCAGATAGAAGCGAGGAGTATATCTTGTCCAAGCATGTTATAGAACCTACTGTTCCTCAAGAACTAAGAGACGCGTTTTACAAGTTCCAAAGCTCTGCTGCGGCATATGTCTCTTCAGAGACGGCTAACGTGGAAGCGCTTTTGCCATGTCCGCGCTCTCATGATAAACCTGTTTTCTTTGGTGATGTTGTTGCTCCTACTAATGCTATAGGAAGGCGTCTTTATCGCTATGGATTAATAACAGCCAAGGGTTATGCACGTTCAAATTCTATGCTTATTTTGCAAGATACTGCCCAAATAATTGATTGGTTTTCCGGACTTGTTCGGCGGTGGGTGATTTGGTATGAAGGCTGTAGTAATTTTAATGAGATAAAAAATCTCATCGATAATCAGGTCAGAATGTCATGCATCCGTACTTTGGCAGCAAAATATCGAATACATGAAAATGAGATAGAGAAACGCCTTGATTTAGAACTGAGCACGATTCCCTCTGCTGAAGATATAGAACAGGATTTACATCAGGAGAAACTAGATTCTCCTGCTTTTGACAGGGATGAACATCTAACATACGGCCTTTCCAATAGTGGTTTGTGTTTATTGTCTTTAGCTCGATTAGTGAGCGAGTCAAGGCCTTGCAATTGCTTCGTAATTGGTTGCTCGATGGCTGCACCTGCTGTTTATACTCTACATGCAATGGAGAGACAGAAGTTTCCTGGTTGGAAAACTGGATTTTCTGTTTGTATTCCTTCTAGCTTAAATGGAAGGAGAATAGGGCTGTGCAAGCAACACCTCAAAGATCTATATATAGGTCAAATATCACTTCAAGCCATTGATTTTGGAGCTTGGAGATGA
- the LOC104713071 gene encoding probable serine/threonine-protein kinase At1g54610 isoform X1: MGCVSSKQTVSVTPAIDHSFRENENNNECSGSGREDPPIPTLKKLVSWRSKSGKRRSQKTGSSELGNESGRGSDSLSFRLGNFSRYLEAEHVAAGWPAWLSNVAGEAIHGWVPLRSDSFEKLEKIGQGTYSSVFRAVESETGRIVALKKVRFDNFEPESVKFMAREILILRRLNHPNIIKLEGLITSKLSCNIQLVFEYMEHDLTGLLSSPDIKFTTPQIKCYMKQLLSGLDHCHSRGVMHRDIKGSNLLLSNEGILKVADFGLANFSNSSGHKKKPLTSRVVTLWYRPPELLLGATDYGASVDMWSVGCVFAELLLGKPILRGRTEVEQLHKIFKLCGSPPEDYWKKSKLPHAMLFKPQQNYDSCLRETLKDLSETEINLIETLLSIDPHKRGTASSALVSQYFTTKPFACYPSSLPIYPPSKEIDSKHRDEATRKKISGNGRRGTDARKPSRKAHSFNKLAPVEDARHQTETFQKRIGHLVHNSIGSDVRLCEKLQNPLDHKKDEASHMKNASQGDVPFSGPLQVSKSNSFAWAKREKDDVCVRVHNRSLSRGHIPNLSVHSPAFNGKSNVESKINKNENEAKCEDKTDSRGQESYEMVKRSMLKQWRQLERPDSFGASGEYHSQELSLGLSQRDEMARKLGNNLGNGDKIEFSGPLLSQSYGVDELLERHERHIRKLIRKPWFQKDKKQTK; the protein is encoded by the exons atgggttgCGTTAGCTCGAAGCAGACGGTCTCTGTGACGCCTGCGATAGATCACTCATtcagagaaaatgaaaacaacaatGAGTGTTCTGGATCGGGTCGAGAGGATCCGCCTATCCCGACGTTGAAGAAACTCGTCTCATGGAGGAGTAAGAGTGGGAAGAGGAGGAGTCAGAAGACCGGTAGTAGTGAGTTGGGTAACGAGTCTGGTCGGGGTAGTGACTCGCTGAGTTTCCGTCTCGGTAATTTCAGTAGATACCTTGAAGCTGAGCATGTCGCTGCTGGTTGGCCTGCTTGGTTAAGCAACGTTGCTGGTGAAGCTATCCATGGTTGGGTTCCCCTTCGATCCGACTCTTTCGAAAAGCTCGAAAag ATCGGACAAGGTACTTATAGCAGCGTGTTTCGTGCGGTGGAGAGTGAAACTGGGAGGATTGTTGCATTGAAGAAGGTGAGGTTTGACAATTTTGAGCCAGAGAGTGTTAAGTTTATGGCAAGAGAGATTTTGATACTTAGAAGACTTAACCATCCCAACATTATCAAACTGGAAGGTTTGATCACTTCGAAACTATCTTGCAACATACAACTTGTGTTCGAGTATATGGAGCATGATCTTACTGGTCTTCTTTCTTCCCCTGACATTAAATTTACCACCCCACAG ATTAAGTGTTACATGAAGCAATTGTTGTCTGGGCTAGATCATTGTCATTCACGAGGCGTGATGCATCGGGATATAAAGGGTTCAAATCTTTTGTTGAGTAATGAAGGTATACTAAAGGTGGCTGATTTTGGGTTAGCAAACTTTAGCAATTCTTCTGGACACAAGAAGAAACCTCTTACCAGTCGAGTTGTGACTCTTTGGTATCGTCCACCTGAACTTTTGCTTGGGGCAACGGACTATGGAGCATCTGTTGATATGTGGAGTGTTGGTTGTGTTTTCGCTGAGCTGCTTCTTGGGAAACCTATTCTCCGGGGAAGAACTGAG GTTGAACAGCTGCACAAAATCTTCAAACTGTGTGGATCTCCACCAGAAGATTACTGGAAAAAGTCCAAACTTCCCCATGCAATGCTTTTCAAGCCTCAGCAAAACTATGATAGTTGTCTCCGGGAAACCTTGAAAGATTTGTCTGAGACTGAAATCAATCTGATTGAAACTCTTCTTTCTATAGATCCCCACAAACGTGGTACTGCCTCTAGTGCCCTTGTTTCTCAG taTTTTACCACAAAGCCTTTTGCTTGTTATCCCTCAAGCTTGCCAATATACCCACCTAGCAAGGAGATAGATTCAAAGCATCGGGATGAAGCAACAAG GAAAAAAATTAGCGGGAATGGGAGGCGTGGTACAGATGCGAGGAAGCCATCACGGAAGGCCCATTCATTCAATAAACTGGCACCAGTTGAG GACGCGCGACACCAAACTGAAACTTTTCAGAAACGAATTGGTCATTTAGTTCATAATTCGATTGGAAGTGACGTTAGGTTATGTGAGAAGCTGCAAAACCCATTAGATCACAAGAAAGACGAAGCTTCCCATATGAAGAATGCCTCACAAGGAGATGTACCTTTCTCAGGGCCGTTACAAGTCTCTAAATCAAACAGTTTTGCTTGGGCGAAACGAGAGAAAGATGACGTATGTGTTAGGGTACATAATCGATCTCTCTCAAGAGGTCACATTCCTAACTTGTCGGTACATTCCCCCGCCTTCAATGGGAAAAGTAATGTTGAATCTAAGATAAATAAGAATGAAAATGAGGCCAAGTGTGAGGACAAGACAGATTCTCGAGGCCAGGAGTCATATGAGATGGTGAAGCGTTCTATGTTGAAGCAGTGGAGACAACTTGAACGTCCAGATTCTTTTGGTGCATCTGGCGAGTATCACTCGCAGGAACTGTCATTGGGACTCTCTCAGAGAGATGAAATGGCAAGAAAGCTGGGTAATAATTTG GGTAATGGGGACAAGATCGAATTCTCAGGCCCTTTGTTGTCTCAATCTTATGGAGTTGATGAGCTTTTGGAACGTCATGAACGCCACATCCGCAAGCTAATTCGAAAACCGTGGTTCCAGAAAG
- the LOC104713075 gene encoding probable LRR receptor-like serine/threonine-protein kinase At1g74360 gives MTIVTRVFMADDDSESFRFVCFLLFVFITALVVAGDSLDSDREALLSLRSYLESRNPQNRGVYTEWKREKQDVCNWPGIICTPPGSRVTGINLSDSTISGTLFGNFSALTQLTYLDLSRNTIEGSIPDDLSRCHNLKHLNLSHNIIKGKLSLPGLSNLEVLDLSVNRIAGDIQSSFPLFCNSLVVANLSTNNFTGRIDDIFNGCRNLKYVDLSSNGFSGQVWDGFGRTLQFSVADNFLSGNISASMFRGNCILEVLDLSGNSFGGEFPGQVSKCQNLSVLNLWGNKFIGKIPAEIGSISSLRGLYLGNNTFSRDIPETLLNLTNLIFLDLSRNKFGGDIQEIFGRFTQVKYMVLHANSYVGGIRSSNILKLPNLLRLDLGYNNFSGDLPAEVSQIQSLKFLIFAYNNFSGNIPQEYGNMPGLQALDLSFNKLTGSIPASFGNLTSLLWLMLANNSLSGEIPREIGNCRSLLWFNVANNQLSGRFHPELTKMGSNPLPTFEVNRQDNDKIIAGSGECLAMRRWIPAEFPPFNFVYAILTKKSCRSLWDHVLKGYGLFPVCTAGSTVRTLEISAYLQLSGNKLSGEIPASISQMDKLSTLHLGFNEFEGKLPSEIGKLPLSFLNLTRNKFSGEIPQEIGNLKCMQNLDLSYNNFSGKFPMSLNDLNELSKFNMSYNPFISGSIPTTGQVATFDKESFFGNPLLEFPSFFNQSGNNTRKISNQIVGNRPRTLLLIWISLALALAFIACLVVSGIILMVAKASRDAETDLLDGSKTRHDVTSSSGGSSPWLSGKIKVIRLDKSTFTYADILKATSNFSEERVVGRGGYGTVYRGVLPDGREVAVKKLQREGTEAEKEFRAEMEVLSANAFGDWAHPNLVRLYGWCLDGSEKILVHEYMGGGSLEELITDKTKLPWRKRVDIATDVARGLVFLHHECYPSIVHRDVKASNVLLDRHGNARVTDFGLARLLNAGDSHVSTVIAGTIGYVAPEYGQTWQATTRGDVYSYGILIMELATGRRAVDGGEECLVEWARRVMTGNMTAKGSPFTLSGTKPGNGAEQLTELLKVGVKCTADNPQARPNMKEVLAMLVKISGKAELFNGLPSPDYREIISLLSNRERDRER, from the exons ATGACTATTGTGACACGTGTGTTCATGGCTGATGATGATTCTGAGTCTTTTCgctttgtttgtttcttacTCTTCGTTTTCATCACAG CCTTAGTAGTGGCTGGAGATTCTCTGGACAGCGATAGAGAAGCCTTGTTAAGCCTGAGATCGTATCTCGAATCACGAAACCCACAGAACAGAGGAGTTTATACAGAATGGAAAAGGGAGAAGCAAGATGTGTGTAACTGGCCTGGGATCATATGTACACCTCCGGGAAGTAGAGTTACAGGGATCAATCTAAGTGATTCCACCATCTCAGGTACTTTGTTTGGGAACTTCTCGGCGTTAACGCAGCTCACGTATCTCGATTTATCTAGGAACACTATCGAAGGGTCGATTCCTGATGACCTGAGCCGTTGTCACAACCTAAAGCATCTTAATCTTTCTCATAATATCATTAAAGGAAAGCTTAGCTTACCTGGTTTGTCAAATCTTGAGGTTCTTGATCTGTCGGTGAATAGGATTGCGGGTGATATCCAGTCTAGCTTCCCATTGTTCTGCAACAGCTTGGTTGTTGCAAATCTGTCGACAAACAACTTTACTGGCAGAATCGATGACATCTTCAACGGGTGTAGGAATCTCAAGTATGTTGACTTGAGTTCCAATGGGTTCAGTGGACAAGTGTGGGATGGTTTTGGGAGGACGCTCCAGTTTTCAGTTGCTGATAACTTTCTCTCCGGGAATATCTCAGCTTCCATGTTCAGGGGGAACTGCATTTTGGAAGTGTTGGATTTATCTGGGAACAGTTTTGGTGGGGAGTTTCCAGGCCAAGTTTCGAAGTGTCAGAATCTAAGTGTACTGAATCTGTGGGGAAACAAGTTCATAGGGAAAATTCCAGCTGAGATAGGTTCCATATCCTCTCTCAGAGGTTTGTACTTGGGTAATAATACATTCTCTCGAGACATTCCGGAAACTCTCCTAAACTTGACCAACTTGATATTTCTGGATTTGAGCAGAAACAAGTTTGGAGGAGACATTCAAGAAATATTTGGAAGATTCACTCAAGTAAAGTATATGGTCCTGCATGCGAACTCATACGTTGGAGGCATCCGTTCTTCCAACATCCTCAAGTTACCTAATCTTTTAAGGCTAGATTTGGGCTACAACAACTTCTCGGGAGATTTACCTGCTGAAGTTTCCCAGATCCAAAGTTTGAAGTTCTTGATCTTTGCTTATAATAACTTCAGTGGCAACATACCGCAGGAGTATGGGAACATGCCGGGGCTTCAAGCACTCGATCTCTCCTTTAACAAGCTGACCGGTTCAATACCAGCTTCATTTGGAAATTTGACCTCTCTTTTGTGGCTAATGCTTGCAAATAACTCTCTATCAGGAGAAATCCCCCGAGAGATTGGCAACTGCAGGAGCCTTTTGTGGTTTAACGTGGCAAACAACCAGCTCTCTGGTAGATTCCATCCTGAATTGACTAAAATGGGTAGTAATCCTCTTCCAACGTTTGAAGTGAATAGGCAAGACAACGACAAGATAATTGCTGGTTCCGGTGAATGCTTGGCGATGAGGAGATGGATTCCAGCAGAGTTCCCTCCTTTCAACTTTGTATACGCAATTCTTACCAAAAAGAGTTGCAGAAGCCTATGGGACCATGTTCTTAAAGGGTACGGTCTTTTTCCTGTCTGCACTGCTGGTTCCACGGTACGCACACTTGAAATTTCAGCCTATCTTCAGCTCAGTGGAAATAAGCTTTCAGGTGAGATTCCTGCAAGTATCTCTCAGATGGACAAGCTAAGCACACTACATTTGGGTTTCAATGAGTTTGAGGGGAAACTGCCTTCAGAGATAGGAAAATTGCCtctttcattcctcaacctcACCCGGAACAAATTTTCAGGCGAGATTCCTCAAGAAATCGGAAATCTGAAGTGCATGCAGAATCTTGATCTGTCTTACAACAATTTCTCAGGAAAATTTCCAATGAGTTTGAATGACTTGAATGAGCTGAGCAAGTTCAACATGTCATATAACCCTTTCATTTCTGGTTCAATACCAACAACGGGACAAGTAGCAACCTTTGACAAAGAATCCTTTTTTGGGAATCCGCTGCTGGAGTTTCCTAGTTTCTTCAACCAATCAGGGAACAACACGAGGAAGATTTCCAACCAAATCGTAGGAAACAGGCCAAGAACTCTTCTTTTGATTTGGATTTCCTTGGCTCTTGCATTGGCGTTTATTGCATGTTTAGTGGTATCAGGTATTATTCTCATGGTTGCTAAGGCTTCAAGGGATGCGGAGACTGATCTCTTAGATGGGTCGAAAACCAGACATGACGTGACTTCCAGTTCAGGCGGATCATCGCCATGGCTATCAGGAAAAATCAAGGTTATTCGCTTAGACAAATCAACATTCACATACGCTGACATTCTGAAAGCAACCAGTAACTTCTCCGAGGAGAGAGTGGTAGGTAGGGGAGGATATGGAACTGTTTACAGAGGCGTATTACCTGATGGCAGAGAAGTTGCAGTCAAGAAGCTGCAGAGAGAAGGCACAGAAGCAGAGAAAGAGTTCAGAGCTGAAATGGAAGTTCTAAGTGCCAACGCATTTGGTGATTGGGCACATCCGAACCTCGTGAGGCTGTACGGATGGTGCCTAGATGGGTCAGAGAAAATCTTGGTGCATGAATACATGGGAGGCGGGAGCTTAGAGGAGCTCAtcacagacaaaacaaaacttccATGGAGGAAACGTGTTGATATAGCTACAGATGTAGCACGGGGACTAGTGTTTTTGCACCACGAATGTTACCCATCCATCGTTCACAGAGACGTGAAAGCAAGCAACGTTCTTTTGGATAGACACGGAAATGCGAGGGTGACAGATTTTGGACTAGCAAGACTCTTAAATGCAGGAGATAGCCATGTGAGCACGGTGATCGCAGGCACAATTGGGTATGTAGCTCCTGAGTATGGACAAACTTGGCAAGCGACCACAAGAGGAGATGTTTACAGCTACGGAATATTGATCATGGAACTCGCGACAGGTAGAAGAGCTGTTGATGGAGGAGAAGAGTGCTTGGTAGAATGGGCAAGACGGGTAATGACAGGTAACATGACAGCCAAAGGTTCGCCATTTACCCTGTCAGGGACAAAACCAGGGAACGGAGCTGAGCAATTGACTGAGCTACTAAAGGTTGGTGTGAAGTGTACAGCTGACAATCCTCAGGCAAGACCAAACATGAAAGAAGTTCTAGCTATGTTAGTTAAGATTTCCGGTAAAGCCGAGCTCTTCAATGGCTTACCTTCACCAGATTACAGAGAAAT AATCTCATTGTTgtcaaacagagagagagatagagaaaggtAG
- the LOC104713072 gene encoding dolichol phosphate-mannose biosynthesis regulatory protein, with protein MELADRAVGLLLSSISLSIFTYYTFWVIILPFVDSDHFIHKYFLPQDYAILVPVFAGITLLSLLSVFIGMVMLKSKKKKA; from the exons ATGGAATTAGCAGATCGAGCAGTCGGGCTGCTACTATCTTCGATCAGCTTATCCATATTCACATACTACACTTTCTGGGTCATCATCCTG CCATTTGTAGATAGTGATCACTTCATCCACAAGTACTTCTTGCCTCAAGACTATGCCATTCTCGTACCTGTCTTCGCCGGCATaacccttctctctctcctttccgTATTCATCGGCATGGTCATGCTcaaatcaaaaaagaagaaggcttaa
- the LOC104713071 gene encoding probable serine/threonine-protein kinase At1g54610 isoform X2, with amino-acid sequence MGCVSSKQTVSVTPAIDHSFRENENNNECSGSGREDPPIPTLKKLVSWRSKSGKRRSQKTGSSELGNESGRGSDSLSFRLGNFSRYLEAEHVAAGWPAWLSNVAGEAIHGWVPLRSDSFEKLEKIGQGTYSSVFRAVESETGRIVALKKVRFDNFEPESVKFMAREILILRRLNHPNIIKLEGLITSKLSCNIQLVFEYMEHDLTGLLSSPDIKFTTPQIKCYMKQLLSGLDHCHSRGVMHRDIKGSNLLLSNEGILKVADFGLANFSNSSGHKKKPLTSRVVTLWYRPPELLLGATDYGASVDMWSVGCVFAELLLGKPILRGRTEVEQLHKIFKLCGSPPEDYWKKSKLPHAMLFKPQQNYDSCLRETLKDLSETEINLIETLLSIDPHKRGTASSALVSQYFTTKPFACYPSSLPIYPPSKEIDSKHRDEATRKKISGNGRRGTDARKPSRKAHSFNKLAPDARHQTETFQKRIGHLVHNSIGSDVRLCEKLQNPLDHKKDEASHMKNASQGDVPFSGPLQVSKSNSFAWAKREKDDVCVRVHNRSLSRGHIPNLSVHSPAFNGKSNVESKINKNENEAKCEDKTDSRGQESYEMVKRSMLKQWRQLERPDSFGASGEYHSQELSLGLSQRDEMARKLGNNLGNGDKIEFSGPLLSQSYGVDELLERHERHIRKLIRKPWFQKDKKQTK; translated from the exons atgggttgCGTTAGCTCGAAGCAGACGGTCTCTGTGACGCCTGCGATAGATCACTCATtcagagaaaatgaaaacaacaatGAGTGTTCTGGATCGGGTCGAGAGGATCCGCCTATCCCGACGTTGAAGAAACTCGTCTCATGGAGGAGTAAGAGTGGGAAGAGGAGGAGTCAGAAGACCGGTAGTAGTGAGTTGGGTAACGAGTCTGGTCGGGGTAGTGACTCGCTGAGTTTCCGTCTCGGTAATTTCAGTAGATACCTTGAAGCTGAGCATGTCGCTGCTGGTTGGCCTGCTTGGTTAAGCAACGTTGCTGGTGAAGCTATCCATGGTTGGGTTCCCCTTCGATCCGACTCTTTCGAAAAGCTCGAAAag ATCGGACAAGGTACTTATAGCAGCGTGTTTCGTGCGGTGGAGAGTGAAACTGGGAGGATTGTTGCATTGAAGAAGGTGAGGTTTGACAATTTTGAGCCAGAGAGTGTTAAGTTTATGGCAAGAGAGATTTTGATACTTAGAAGACTTAACCATCCCAACATTATCAAACTGGAAGGTTTGATCACTTCGAAACTATCTTGCAACATACAACTTGTGTTCGAGTATATGGAGCATGATCTTACTGGTCTTCTTTCTTCCCCTGACATTAAATTTACCACCCCACAG ATTAAGTGTTACATGAAGCAATTGTTGTCTGGGCTAGATCATTGTCATTCACGAGGCGTGATGCATCGGGATATAAAGGGTTCAAATCTTTTGTTGAGTAATGAAGGTATACTAAAGGTGGCTGATTTTGGGTTAGCAAACTTTAGCAATTCTTCTGGACACAAGAAGAAACCTCTTACCAGTCGAGTTGTGACTCTTTGGTATCGTCCACCTGAACTTTTGCTTGGGGCAACGGACTATGGAGCATCTGTTGATATGTGGAGTGTTGGTTGTGTTTTCGCTGAGCTGCTTCTTGGGAAACCTATTCTCCGGGGAAGAACTGAG GTTGAACAGCTGCACAAAATCTTCAAACTGTGTGGATCTCCACCAGAAGATTACTGGAAAAAGTCCAAACTTCCCCATGCAATGCTTTTCAAGCCTCAGCAAAACTATGATAGTTGTCTCCGGGAAACCTTGAAAGATTTGTCTGAGACTGAAATCAATCTGATTGAAACTCTTCTTTCTATAGATCCCCACAAACGTGGTACTGCCTCTAGTGCCCTTGTTTCTCAG taTTTTACCACAAAGCCTTTTGCTTGTTATCCCTCAAGCTTGCCAATATACCCACCTAGCAAGGAGATAGATTCAAAGCATCGGGATGAAGCAACAAG GAAAAAAATTAGCGGGAATGGGAGGCGTGGTACAGATGCGAGGAAGCCATCACGGAAGGCCCATTCATTCAATAAACTGGCACCA GACGCGCGACACCAAACTGAAACTTTTCAGAAACGAATTGGTCATTTAGTTCATAATTCGATTGGAAGTGACGTTAGGTTATGTGAGAAGCTGCAAAACCCATTAGATCACAAGAAAGACGAAGCTTCCCATATGAAGAATGCCTCACAAGGAGATGTACCTTTCTCAGGGCCGTTACAAGTCTCTAAATCAAACAGTTTTGCTTGGGCGAAACGAGAGAAAGATGACGTATGTGTTAGGGTACATAATCGATCTCTCTCAAGAGGTCACATTCCTAACTTGTCGGTACATTCCCCCGCCTTCAATGGGAAAAGTAATGTTGAATCTAAGATAAATAAGAATGAAAATGAGGCCAAGTGTGAGGACAAGACAGATTCTCGAGGCCAGGAGTCATATGAGATGGTGAAGCGTTCTATGTTGAAGCAGTGGAGACAACTTGAACGTCCAGATTCTTTTGGTGCATCTGGCGAGTATCACTCGCAGGAACTGTCATTGGGACTCTCTCAGAGAGATGAAATGGCAAGAAAGCTGGGTAATAATTTG GGTAATGGGGACAAGATCGAATTCTCAGGCCCTTTGTTGTCTCAATCTTATGGAGTTGATGAGCTTTTGGAACGTCATGAACGCCACATCCGCAAGCTAATTCGAAAACCGTGGTTCCAGAAAG